The Pochonia chlamydosporia 170 chromosome 3, whole genome shotgun sequence genome contains the following window.
GAAGGCCCGGGCGGAGTGGCGCTCACAGATTGCTTCTGTAGCTTTGCCAGCAGAGACTGAAAAGCCTGTCGCTCTTCATCAGGAGCGCCGGGCGGTGCAGCTCCATGGCTCGGTACGGATCCAAGAAGTGCAGCAAGGGCAtttggaggagcaggagccGATCCAGCGGCTAAACCAGGTCCGTTGACAGGAGGCCCTGTCAGAGGGGTAGAAGCTTCTGTTCGAGGGCGAGAGTCGCCTTGTGGTTGGGAGAAGAATGAAGTGAAGCGAGAAGACTTGCCACTCGGTTTCGATTTGGCGGCTCCTGACTCTTTTTGATCGCCGGGTGAGGTCACATCGCTGCTGGCACTTGTTCCTCcaaaggcgaggaagaaCTTGTCTGGGCCGGTCTCGACAGGAGCAGCTGGGAGCGATGCCTTGGGCGCCTCGGCCGGCGTCTCTGCTACTGGTTTGGCACTGGATGATCCGCTCTTagccttcttcatctgctcCATCCATTTCTGGAAATCTTGCTGTGTGTGTGCTTCGCGAGCGTCGGCCGGTTCGTCGAGCCATTCAGGCTCACGTTCGTTCCGCTGATCACGACCCCAACGGCGGTCATTTGTGCGGCCGGCACCACGATCATCCGTGGGCTCGGCATCACGGTCTCTGTCCCTCCAGCTCTTTGTTCGGTCACGCTCTCGCTTCTCCGGCATGGGAGGAGGCGCGTCATTGTTTTCCGTCGTTCGCCAGTTGTCAGCCTTGTTTCTGTTTAGTCCGTTTCGTGGTGGTCGGCCTTCAGAATCTGCGGCATCCTTGTCTCGGGTAAAGGTGTCGAAGGCCCTGCCAGGGCGATCTCGTACAGTTTCTCGATCATCTTTGCTGCTATTGTTGGTGGGGTCTCTGGCCGGGCGTCTTTCATCGCGAAAGTTACCGCCCATCTTGCCGTGGAATCGCTCAGCGCCTTCGGCACCAAAACTCTTACGGGGTTTCACCATGTTCCAACCATCACTGTCCTGGTCGCCCTCGCCACGACGTCTCAAGGGATTGGCACGACCGTCACGGAAACGATCTCCGTCGTTATCACCTCTGGTTCGAAAGCCCATACGGCCTTGGGATTCGGCATCTCGGGCATTCTTGTCATTCTCCCCGGCCTTGTTTCCTCGAGCGGAGGAGAAGGCCATGCGAGGAGGGCCGAAGACGATGTCATCTGGGTCTTTATGAGGGTTGTCAGCAGATAGAAACGATGGAGCAAATTTCGGCTGGTGAGCACGGACTTGCACTGTTGCGGGCGACATGACGATCTAAACCTGGTCGTCGGTTGGTTTGATCAAGTAGTGATGAATCATTGGTCCTAGGTCTGTCGTTGCTTGGTTTTGCGTTTTGTCGTTGAAGTTGTTCGAGCGATTGACTAGGGCAACTCGTTAGCGTTCGGTTACGACATGGCGGGTAATGGCTCGGTCGTAGTATCTCCAGGAGGGAAGATTGCCGCGGTTCTACTCACCCCATCCACTCCTCTACCGGAGGGAGGTTATTTGGTCTGGTACATAGCGGTGACTCCCGCAAATGCAGCAGAAAGTCTGCTGAGTATCGAATGGCCATATCAGGGCGGCGAAGCTGTGATGCCCATCTGACGAACGGCCACCTTTACGCCGCAAAGgtcttgttggagaagtgCAGTCTTCACGAGACCTAGTCCCGATTTTGATAAAGCGGCGGCGACACGATACCGATGGCAGGAGGAGACAAGTGATACAAACTCTGCGACGCGGACACCGAGATGCGCAATTATTATATCGACGATGCAATCAACACAATGGTAGACAAAGGGCGAGAGGGCTGCGCAGTCGGAGCTATTGACGAAGCCGGATCAATGGTGCGATACGGTGGAGTCGAAACAAACGAGCCGGCGAGGGAGGCGGGAAAAGGAAccttgtcagccaaggcGCGCGAGGTATTCTAGACGGCGGAGACGAGGCGGTATCAATAGATGGAGTGCGCAGTATTCAGGAGTAGAAAATGGTAGTCAGGATGTGGGAGAAGATACTGGGTGAAAAGAGATGTTTGTGCGACGGAGCGAACTGAGGAGATTTGGTgggtttgtgatggtgggAGAAACGCAAATGAGGTCAAAAGTAGTGTGGTCAGCTGCGTGTGTCGAGTCGAGaagtttggtggtggtgtcaggtcaggtcaggtcaggtcaggtccAAACCTGCCTTGCTGCAAGTGGCCCgctccagtccatgtctggctggtctggtctccatGTCACTCAATGATGGTTCctgtccagatgtctggtgtctggtgtgttcAGGTGCTCAGGCGCTGTGTGGTTGTGCTGTCCCACCAGGCTCCCTTCAATATTGGCCAGGTGCCGGCCACTTGCCAGCTGGAGCCGTGCTGTGACCAGTTGGGCTGGCGTGCATCAGAACTGGAGTCAAGGGCCAGACACTTCATCACATCGGAGGCGGAAAAATCTAGCGGATCACAACCTCAAGTACAGTCCATGTGGGAACAAGGCCAAAAGATACATCGTCATGGGTTCTTGGCAACCAGCAAGTGGGCGTTGCGCGAGGCTGTCAATAGGCTGCCACTGTCTATTGCTCCACTGTAGCACACCAGCACAGACTCAACTTGGATGGAGCCAGGCAGGAGGTGGGCAGGGAACCAGCTAGAAGGACAGGGATCAATGATGCTTCAGGCTCGCCAACTCTGTCAATTCGCTTCATGTCAATATTTGAACTCTTGCCCCAGACATTTGCCCACTGTGTTCAAACGTTGATATTCAATACAAACATTTCCATGTTTAGCAATGCAGGTGATTCAAAGGGTCGATTAGTCACCTCATTCTCGACCTGGCTGCCTTAGCGTGCATGTTTCCCAGCGCTCAAAGACAACACTGAGACTGCAATATGCAAGCAAGATCACACTGCTCCCTTTGTAGCAATATGTGCAATGCTACGCCATAGCAAgactcctcatcaacctgctTAACCCGGACCATTGAGCACAAACATGGGACGAAACACACATGATTCTAAACACTGCAGCTAATTAAAGCTTATGGATTACGACAGTTTGTCAAGACACAACATTACATTTTATTCTGCAAATCCCACACTCCCTAACCATTAAATCTTTGCCGCAACAGCAGGaacctcctcatccaactCCATAATATTTGGCAAAGGACCAACAGGCGTAATCGAAAGCGGATTAATCTGCGTATGGCTCCTGGTATAATGCCACTTGATGTGCTCAAACTGCGTGGTATCCTTGAACGCAGCATGATTCCAATACAGATTACGCATCCACTTATGCAGCGCGGGATAGCCCGAACGAATATCGCGAATGTTGCACTTGAAGTGCTGGACGTAAACGGGGTCGAAACGGATCAGTGTGACATATAGTCTGATATCGGTCTCGGTAATATTCTTGCCAAACCAGTAGGGTCCGTCCTTTTGTTCACGCAAAtgcttctcagccttgtcGAGAGCTTCGAAAAGAGCAATCACGTTGCGCTCGTACGCTTCGGCTGTGGTTGCGAAACCGGACTTGTAGACGCCATTGTTTATGAGGTCGTAGTGCCAGGTGTTGGTTTCGTCAATTTGCGAGCGGAGGTTTTCGGGGTACAGCACGATGGAACGGTATTTTTCGTCAATGAGGTCGTCAAACTGCCGCAAGTCAATTTCCGTGCGCAACTCATTAGGTGAGGCAAGCAATCATACCTCAGTGCTGAACATGCGCAGAATCTCAGCGCTCTCGTTGCTCACAATGGACTTGGTCTTCTTGTCGTACAAAACCGGGACAGTAAATCGCCCCGAGTAGTCCTTCTCAGACTCGAAATACACCTGTCTCAGGTGCGTAAAGCTCTCATGGCCTTCGATTGGATCGGGAATCACATTCTCGCCAGGttccttctcatccttggTCACGAAGCGCCAGCCATTTTGGCCAAGGTGCCAATGAACGACAGAGTACGAGATGATGTCCTCTAGACCCTTGAGCTTTCGTGCAGCGAGTGTACGACAAGCCTTTCATATGCATTAGAAACGTGTCTTGCATCGGGGCGCGCGGGGTTGCATATTAACGTACCCATGGACAGGCATAGCTGACGTACAAATGATATCGCCCCTTCTCGGGAGGATACTTTGCGCCAGCTTCTCGCGAGATCCAATCTCTGAACGAACTGACCTGTCGCTTGAACTCGCCAGACTTATCACCTGGGTGAACCCAATCGGTAACCTTGCCGGAAGAAGCCTGTAAGTCATCCATGTTAGTGCTGATGGCTTTAAATACAGGGGGCATACCCGCCGGGATCGACAAGAGATTAACTCCAACGCTTACCATTCTGATTTGAGCTTTAACAAGAGCTTTAGAATACACTGGTTGATGCAGACGGGGAGCTTGTGAGGTGTGATGAAACTTGGATGCGGGGCTGCGAGCTTGAGTAGCGTTTATGGAAACTATAAGGTGAGGAGGGGAACTGCAGGTCGAAATTGCTCGGTTGGTTCGTAGGATGCCGAAGCTTGTGAATGGGCCAGTCTTTGGGATGCAGGCCTTCATTTATGAATGTCTGCTCTTGTTGCGGCCACCTCGGAAATGGTGGCGGCACGTTGGAGTTTTATAAGAGTTGTTGACCGGAAATAGTGGCGGCGGtatcatgtctggtttgcgCCGCTCGGATTTGATTACACAGTTGGTGACAATATCCTGACCTAATCATGAATCCGCCATATCAACCAAATTCGATAAGCGGGCGAGTGGACACTCACAGTTCTGGCTGCATTCCTCTGGTTACGGCTGCTCAAATCATCATTGCTAATGGTGACGTAAAATAAAGCTTGACAAAACTAGCCTAGCGCCGTCCGGGCACGTCAGCCACAAGAGACACCAAACATTTTGCACTATCTCACTCTGGCGATGAACATGAAAGTGCCACATTCAGCCTCGTCAAATCTTTCGCAATTTCATTTGGGGGGGATCAAACGAGTCACTCAGGATAACCAAAAATTGTTCGATGGCCTTCACATGTGTCGTGGCTTACTTTCATGGTTAATTTGTCTTCCAGGTGGTTGATTGGCTGCTAGTCGACGTATTCATGACAGTACGCCCATTCGGTCATTTGAACAGGAGCTTCTCATGCATCTTTTTGTCAGCTGAAATCTGCACGCGCACTTCTCACAGACCCGTCAACGCTGCTTGTTGGTAGAGTTTCATGCCGGCTCAATGGACCAGGCGAATGATGCTGTAGCCGTCTGTATAGCCAAGTATTTTTGTGCATGGTGAGAGAAGATTTCACTCTAGGTTAGGGAGATCGTCCCAGTCCCTGATCAGCATTACATGGCACCAGTTCCATCAGGACAACGCATTCAGACACAGAGTGCTACGATCTGCACTCAATATTACCCATTTTGGGTTGGAAAACAATATAAAAGTCGAATAATGCGTCACCATGAATTGGACTACGCCTCTTAACACCATTCTGGTACTTTGGATTTTGAAAGTAAAAATTGTAAATTATATCTGTCTATATATGAAACTGACGCACGGCACGACGCAAAAGACTCCTACGACGGAGGGGTCGTCCCCAGAGCACCCAGCGTGATAGTTGAGCAGGGAGAATCGTAGTCCGACGGCTTCTGGAGTACCGGTACCGGGCTGTTATCTTTACCCAGAACCACCAGCGACTTGGTCTTTGGGTCAAACTTGGGCCAGCCCATCTTGCTGCTCAGGCCGTCGAAAGGGTCATTGCTAAATTCGTACCAGGCTTTCTGCATCACCAAGGTGAGCCTCCTCTGGTTCGGAACCACAGGCAGGCCGCTCACATCAGCAGAAGCACCAAAGATCATGTGCAAATCACTACCATGATATGCGCCGCTGGTAGGATACAGCCGCGTGTTATTCCAGTCGCCAAAGTATCGCCAGATCCAAGACGGCACATTATTCTCTCGGCGATTGTTTGCCTGGAATGCTACTGGGCAGGTGAAGGACTCGAGATGGAACTGGGCAACCTGCTGGTCCGTAGGGATTACTCCCTTGGCATATGCTGGGATCCGGTAGTAGCCTGCctcgttgttgttgtttccGCCAAAAGTAGGTATCTTGGCGAATTTGCCCTGCTCCGTTCTGTTGACGTAGTCTGAGAATACAGTCTTGCCATCGGGAGTAGGATAAAACGGCGGAATGGATCGCAACACACTGGTGCTTGCCCCCGGTTTCACTGCCGCAGCAGCCGTCTTGATATCTTGCCAATTCGCCTTGCGCATACATGCCATGGTGTCCGCGGCAGATCCGCAGCCGACTGCATTGACCACGGTTTGCCAGTTCTTATCCGTCACGTTCTTAGCGTTAACAGGGAAGCTGAAGGCATTCCCTGAAGGTCCGATGATGCCGTTGACAATGGGATCATCCCGATATGCGTATGTCCAATAGTCAACAGCTACGCCGCCGGACGACTGGCCAGCGATGGTAATCTTCTTAGGGTCTCCGCCGAAGTTGCGGATGTTATCCCGCACCCATTCCACCGCAGCGCGCTGGTCGAGGAGTCCAAAGTTTTGTGCGTCACCTGGTGCGCCAGGAAACCCAAAAATGTTGATTCTGTAGTTGACGGTGACCATGATGGCGTCCTGGGTGGCAGCAAAGCGCTTGCCATTGTAGAATGGACTGTTTGTGTTACCAATTGTGAAGCCTGCGACGAATTGTCAATACAACAGCATTTTCTTCCCCTCTTCTTCACAGTCGAGGTGCCACTTACGTCCACCGTAAAAGAAAACAATGACCGGCTTGTCGCCTTTGGTAGCGCGGTGAGTAGGCTTGGACCAGATATTCAAGGTTAGACAGTCCTCGCCCTGCGGTGTACCGGCGGCCGAAGCAAAATATTCGAGGATACGAGGAGCCTGTGGTGTGAAGTCCGGATAGTCGACAGGAGGGGAGGGCGACAACGGGCAGTCatttccaaacttggccgccACGTACGGTTTGCCATAGCCGGCATACTTTTGAGGTGCTGCGAAGCGCAAGTCGCCTACAGGAGGTTTGGCATATGGAATACCTAGATATTCCACGACATTGCGACACGACGTCGCCCAATGGCCTGTAACTGGACCGTTCGTCGTATTGACAGTGAGGAAACGCGAAGCATCGACATTCTCAGCGGCATGAGAGACAGACAGAAAGAATGCAGCACACGCCACTATGGCATGCTTCATTGTTGCCTTCATGGTATAACGAGAATTGAAGCCCGTACCCAATCCAAAACACTCTTTTTGGATCCAACAAGGTAGCAATGAAGAACAGGTTGGCACTCCTTCATATTTCCGCAACTGGGGTTGATTATGTTTTCCACGTGGAGAGCTCGACCAGACGTTGGTCCCAACTCCCAAGACTCCCAACGCGAATACCCCGGACATGTCACCCCAGCTTGCGGAtgaattcaatgttggcaaatggGGCATTGGGCCATATATATTCGAACCAGGACCTGTTTGGTTAGGCTGTGCTCCGCAAAAACACACATGCCTGGTCAAGTATGTACaattgtacggagtacattgaAAGGCGTCAGCACTAGAAGCTGCCAATTTACCCTTCTGAGTTCACGAGGGAAATTAAGGACAAGCCATCATTCAACCGAAGCGGAAGGAGGCACCCTGAACCAAACTCAACCAACAGCGCTAACGAATTTGGAAGTTCGTACATGCCACATCAGTTGGTCGGAAAGGGCAGAGCAGGGCCCGTCTCCACTCTTTGATCCCTGCATGAATCCTATTCGCAGTTCCTGCCTTCCGGGTATATTCATCCTTTGGGCTACTATGCGTCAAAAAGACCAAAAGACTGGTTCGATTTTTTCCTACAAGGTTCTGGGGCTGAGAAGGATGAGTGAACTAGGAATATGGGTGTTGCGCTGTCGAATACAAAGGACGCATGTTGGCTCTTCCACAAGGCAAAAACTTCGTTCAACTCCAAAGTCACTGTCCAATTCACTTTTGACGGGCTTCGCTTGGCGGCAGCAATGAGTACACGACGAATCGGTTGATGTGACCAGACATCGAAAATGGGCCCCCGAGGCATGGGCTTCCCCGCCGACGGGAAAGACAATAATGGTTGGAAGCTGTACATCAGCTCACTCGTTTTGATCATTGTCGCTGGATTGACCGTCATTGCTCGCTGTGTAACACGATTATGGCTCAACAAGCCTGGTTGGGACGATGCTGTCATCGTCTTGTCCCTCGTAAGTGAGCTCCACGATTTTCgacgccatggctggtgcCGCCCGCTCTTGTTCCCGCCCGGCCCGCAGCCATCATCGGCTTCAATTGATGCGCTCAGACGTGATGTGGGAACCGGCGGGGAGTCCAATGCCAAACAAATGAACCCTACAGAGTACTAACAAGCGAAATCAATAGTGCTTCTCGATAATCGTCTCCGTCTCGATGCAACTCGCCATTGAATATGGCTACGGTATGCACAAAGACGACCTCTCCAAGGCGGATCTACGCACCGCCCTGcgattcttcttcatcgcccaAACACCGTACAAGGTCGCCGTCtggctcaacaagctcagcGTCATCCTTCTTTACCTGCGAATCTTTATTAGTCGCAGCTTCCGTATTTCCGCCTACGTCGTCATGGGCATCGTCACCGCTTCAAGTATcggcggcattggcgccACCATCTGGCAGTGTGTTCCCATCTCTGCGGC
Protein-coding sequences here:
- a CDS encoding glutathione S-transferase Gst3 (similar to Magnaporthe oryzae 70-15 XP_003714355.1), whose product is MDDLQASSGKVTDWVHPGDKSGEFKRQVSSFRDWISREAGAKYPPEKGRYHLYVSYACPWACRTLAARKLKGLEDIISYSVVHWHLGQNGWRFVTKDEKEPGENVIPDPIEGHESFTHLRQVYFESEKDYSGRFTVPVLYDKKTKSIVSNESAEILRMFSTEFDDLIDEKYRSIVLYPENLRSQIDETNTWHYDLINNGVYKSGFATTAEAYERNVIALFEALDKAEKHLREQKDGPYWFGKNITETDIRLYVTLIRFDPVYVQHFKCNIRDIRSGYPALHKWMRNLYWNHAAFKDTTQFEHIKWHYTRSHTQINPLSITPVGPLPNIMELDEEVPAVAAKI
- a CDS encoding carboxylesterase (similar to Talaromyces stipitatus ATCC 10500 XP_002481821.1); protein product: MKHAIVACAAFFLSVSHAAENVDASRFLTVNTTNGPVTGHWATSCRNVVEYLGIPYAKPPVGDLRFAAPQKYAGYGKPYVAAKFGNDCPLSPSPPVDYPDFTPQAPRILEYFASAAGTPQGEDCLTLNIWSKPTHRATKGDKPVIVFFYGGRFTIGNTNSPFYNGKRFAATQDAIMVTVNYRINIFGFPGAPGDAQNFGLLDQRAAVEWVRDNIRNFGGDPKKITIAGQSSGGVAVDYWTYAYRDDPIVNGIIGPSGNAFSFPVNAKNVTDKNWQTVVNAVGCGSAADTMACMRKANWQDIKTAAAAVKPGASTSVLRSIPPFYPTPDGKTVFSDYVNRTEQGKFAKIPTFGGNNNNEAGYYRIPAYAKGVIPTDQQVAQFHLESFTCPVAFQANNRRENNVPSWIWRYFGDWNNTRLYPTSGAYHGSDLHMIFGASADVSGLPVVPNQRRLTLVMQKAWYEFSNDPFDGLSSKMGWPKFDPKTKSLVVLGKDNSPVPVLQKPSDYDSPCSTITLGALGTTPPS